A genomic stretch from Streptomyces sp. QL37 includes:
- a CDS encoding MFS transporter — MSSQERHVLSPQTRKVLLGVNSGIALAHIGNYIWFPHLISTLGVEYSGFWAGFVMFLTYVGRLSATFFYEGVAARFGTRASIIAGIAVEAVALGGMGFADGVPFYSLLAFFVGFGSGISFPGLKNILGTLPEADRPKAFSSFQMSCQLGVIAGAVIGGLFLGSSMTVLFLVVFVLFAGYCAAAASFIPADAGGQAAPAAKDTPLVNVAILKGLQLGGGGSYFLLSSVFWILSISFLVGMPLHMEEFAADLPVSTPFWITGLALLVLQYPAFRYMSKHLRPGQVMGVAFLAMAAAYALFGAGQTSVWVVVGCLVVVFGDILFTPSFDLWVANRMPADRLARAMGAMHFFRSFGNMVGTLAAGALYDLSRSTDIPGLNWYVVGAIAVVCAAVSFSSAKKESASAESTPAFAKAEEPPAAAETRQAADTTA; from the coding sequence ATGAGCAGCCAGGAACGCCATGTCCTGAGCCCGCAGACCCGCAAGGTGCTGCTGGGCGTCAACTCCGGCATCGCGCTCGCCCACATCGGCAACTACATCTGGTTCCCCCACCTGATCTCGACGCTCGGCGTGGAGTACAGCGGCTTCTGGGCCGGGTTCGTGATGTTCCTGACGTACGTCGGACGGCTCAGCGCGACCTTCTTCTACGAGGGTGTCGCCGCCCGGTTCGGGACCCGCGCGAGCATCATCGCGGGCATCGCCGTGGAGGCCGTCGCGCTCGGCGGGATGGGCTTCGCGGACGGGGTGCCGTTCTACAGCCTGCTGGCCTTCTTCGTCGGCTTCGGCTCGGGGATCTCCTTCCCGGGGCTGAAGAACATCCTCGGCACGCTGCCGGAGGCGGACCGGCCCAAGGCCTTCTCCTCGTTCCAGATGTCCTGCCAGCTCGGTGTCATCGCGGGCGCCGTGATCGGCGGTCTCTTCCTCGGCTCCTCGATGACGGTCCTGTTCCTGGTGGTGTTCGTCCTGTTCGCCGGCTACTGCGCGGCGGCGGCCTCGTTCATCCCGGCCGACGCGGGCGGGCAGGCCGCCCCGGCGGCCAAGGACACCCCGCTGGTCAACGTGGCCATCCTCAAGGGCCTGCAGCTCGGCGGTGGCGGCAGCTACTTCCTGCTCTCCAGCGTCTTCTGGATCCTGTCGATCAGCTTCCTGGTCGGCATGCCGCTGCACATGGAGGAGTTCGCCGCGGACCTGCCGGTCTCCACCCCGTTCTGGATCACCGGCCTGGCGCTCCTGGTGCTTCAGTACCCGGCCTTCCGCTACATGTCGAAGCACCTGCGGCCCGGTCAGGTCATGGGCGTCGCGTTCCTCGCGATGGCGGCGGCGTACGCCCTGTTCGGCGCCGGGCAGACCTCGGTGTGGGTGGTCGTGGGCTGCCTGGTCGTGGTCTTCGGCGACATCCTGTTCACGCCGTCCTTCGACCTCTGGGTCGCCAACCGGATGCCGGCGGACCGCCTCGCGCGGGCGATGGGCGCCATGCACTTCTTCCGCAGCTTCGGCAACATGGTCGGCACCCTCGCCGCCGGCGCGCTCTACGACCTCTCGCGCTCCACCGACATCCCGGGCCTCAACTGGTACGTCGTCGGTGCGATCGCGGTGGTCTGCGCCGCCGTCAGCTTCTCCTCCGCGAAGAAGGAGAGCGCCTCGGCAGAGAGCACACCGGCGTTCGCGAAGGCCGAGGAGCCGCCCGCCGCCGCGGAGACCCGTCAGGCGGCCGACACCACGGCCTGA
- a CDS encoding LPXTG cell wall anchor domain-containing protein, whose protein sequence is MTKKTRIRVARIAAGAVIAAGASLCAAGAAQASVIGDIFGVVDVTDPTNPGGEDPTNPGGEDPTNPGGEDPTNPGGEEPPTEEPPTEEPPTEEPPTEEPPTEEPPTEEPPTEEPPTEEPTDEPTDGPTDTPTDTPTDGPSDGVTTAPSDPSYPDAGDNTDTDSIGNQPVEQGKGKDELAETGAAETTFLLIGAATMIAGGIGFRVLPRLAGGGRTAA, encoded by the coding sequence ATGACCAAGAAGACGCGAATCCGCGTCGCGCGGATAGCCGCTGGTGCGGTTATCGCTGCGGGTGCCTCGCTCTGCGCCGCAGGTGCCGCTCAGGCGTCGGTTATCGGCGACATTTTCGGTGTCGTCGACGTGACCGACCCGACGAACCCGGGCGGGGAAGACCCGACCAACCCGGGCGGGGAAGACCCGACGAACCCGGGCGGGGAAGACCCCACCAACCCGGGCGGGGAGGAGCCCCCCACGGAGGAGCCGCCGACGGAGGAGCCTCCGACCGAGGAGCCGCCGACGGAGGAGCCTCCGACCGAGGAGCCGCCGACGGAGGAGCCGCCCACGGAGGAGCCTCCGACCGAGGAGCCGACCGACGAGCCCACCGACGGCCCGACGGACACCCCGACGGACACCCCGACCGACGGGCCCAGCGACGGGGTCACCACCGCCCCGTCCGACCCGTCCTACCCGGACGCCGGTGACAACACCGACACCGACAGCATCGGCAACCAGCCGGTCGAACAGGGCAAGGGCAAGGACGAGCTCGCCGAGACCGGTGCGGCCGAGACCACGTTCCTGCTGATCGGTGCCGCGACGATGATCGCCGGTGGCATCGGCTTCCGCGTCCTGCCGCGTCTGGCGGGCGGCGGTCGTACCGCCGCCTAG
- the prfB gene encoding peptide chain release factor 2 — MAVVDISEELKSLSSTMGSIEAVLDLDAMRADIAALEEQAAVPSLWDDPEAAQKITSKLSHLQAEVRKTEALRGRIDDLGIMFELAEDEGDADALSEAEAELESVRKALDEMEVRTLLSGEYDAREALVTIRAEAGGVDAADFAEKLQRMYLRWAERHNYKTEVYETAYAEEAGIKSTTFSVEVPYAYGTLSVEQGTHRLVRISPFDNQGRRQTSFAGVEVLPVVEQTDHVEIDESELRVDVYRSSGPGGQGVNTTDSAVRLTHLPTGIVVSCQNERSQIQNKASAMNVLQAKLLERRRQEEQAKMNALKGDGGNSWGNQMRSYVIHPYQMVKDLRTEFEIGNPEAVFNGEIDGFIEAGIRWRKQSEK; from the coding sequence GTGGCAGTCGTCGATATTTCCGAAGAGCTGAAGTCCCTCTCCTCGACCATGGGGTCGATCGAGGCCGTCCTGGACCTCGATGCGATGAGGGCTGATATCGCCGCGCTCGAGGAGCAGGCGGCGGTGCCGTCCCTCTGGGACGACCCGGAGGCGGCGCAGAAGATCACCAGCAAGCTTTCGCACCTCCAGGCCGAGGTTCGCAAGACCGAGGCGCTCCGTGGCCGGATCGACGATCTCGGCATCATGTTCGAGCTCGCTGAGGACGAGGGTGACGCCGATGCCCTCAGCGAGGCGGAGGCCGAGCTGGAGTCCGTGCGCAAGGCGCTGGACGAGATGGAGGTCCGCACCCTCCTCTCCGGCGAGTACGACGCGCGCGAGGCCCTGGTCACCATCCGGGCCGAGGCCGGTGGCGTCGACGCCGCGGACTTCGCCGAGAAGCTCCAGCGCATGTACCTCCGCTGGGCGGAGCGGCACAACTACAAGACCGAGGTCTACGAGACGGCCTACGCCGAGGAGGCCGGCATCAAGTCGACCACCTTCTCGGTGGAGGTCCCGTACGCCTACGGCACGCTCTCCGTCGAGCAGGGCACCCACCGGCTCGTGCGGATCTCGCCGTTCGACAACCAGGGCCGCCGCCAGACGTCCTTCGCGGGTGTCGAGGTGCTGCCCGTGGTCGAGCAGACGGACCACGTCGAGATCGACGAGTCCGAGCTCCGCGTCGACGTGTACCGCTCCTCGGGCCCCGGCGGCCAGGGCGTCAACACCACGGACTCCGCGGTGCGCCTGACCCACCTGCCCACCGGCATCGTGGTCTCCTGCCAGAACGAGCGCTCGCAGATCCAGAACAAGGCGTCCGCGATGAACGTCCTCCAGGCGAAGCTCCTCGAGCGCCGCCGCCAGGAGGAGCAGGCGAAGATGAACGCGCTCAAGGGTGACGGCGGCAACTCCTGGGGCAACCAGATGCGTTCCTACGTCATCCATCCGTACCAGATGGTCAAGGACCTGCGTACGGAGTTCGAGATCGGCAACCCGGAAGCGGTCTTCAACGGCGAGATCGACGGCTTCATCGAGGCGGGCATCCGCTGGCGTAAGCAGAGTGAGAAGTAG
- a CDS encoding serine/threonine-protein kinase: MARNIGSRYTAHQILGRGSAGTVWLGEGPEGPVAIKLLREDLASDQELVGRFVQERTALLGLGHPHVVAVRDLVVDGTDLALVMDLVRGTDLRTRLDRERRLAPEAAAAIIADVADGLAAAHRAGVVHRDVKPENILLDMEGPLGPGGSHPALLTDFGVAKLIDTPRRTKATKIIGTPDYLAPEIVEGLPPRAAVDIYALATVLYELLAGFTPFGGGHPGAVLRRHVTETVVPLPGIPEELWQLLVQCLAKAPASRLRASELATRLRELLPLLAGIPPLDVDEPDNEAEPQAYDEQQYTPAPEEPRRRGAVPLVPGSSPDSNRDTHTSMRVPAPDELSGGPLGTARAPRAPGRPRPGSARNKSAAVRKRRITLGVAAVALCAAIGVGGWFAMSGDDTGGSPEDSRNSAPAAP, translated from the coding sequence TTGGCACGGAATATCGGCAGCCGGTACACCGCCCACCAGATCCTGGGGCGCGGCAGCGCCGGCACGGTGTGGCTCGGCGAGGGGCCGGAGGGCCCGGTCGCCATCAAGCTGCTCCGTGAGGACCTCGCGTCCGACCAGGAGCTCGTGGGCCGCTTCGTGCAGGAGCGCACCGCGCTGCTCGGGCTCGGGCATCCGCACGTCGTCGCCGTCCGCGACCTCGTGGTGGACGGCACCGACCTGGCGCTGGTGATGGACCTGGTGCGGGGCACCGATCTGCGCACCCGCCTGGACCGGGAGCGCCGCCTCGCGCCCGAGGCCGCCGCGGCGATCATCGCGGACGTCGCCGACGGTCTCGCCGCCGCGCACCGCGCGGGAGTGGTCCACCGCGACGTCAAGCCGGAGAACATCCTGCTCGACATGGAGGGCCCGCTCGGCCCCGGCGGATCGCACCCCGCGCTGCTCACCGACTTCGGTGTCGCCAAGCTGATCGACACCCCGCGCCGCACCAAGGCCACCAAGATCATCGGTACGCCGGACTATCTGGCCCCCGAGATCGTCGAGGGCCTCCCGCCCCGCGCCGCGGTGGACATCTACGCCCTCGCCACCGTGCTCTACGAGCTCCTCGCCGGTTTCACCCCCTTCGGCGGCGGCCACCCGGGGGCCGTCCTGCGCCGCCATGTGACCGAGACGGTCGTCCCGCTCCCGGGCATCCCGGAGGAGCTCTGGCAGCTCCTCGTCCAGTGCCTTGCCAAGGCCCCGGCCTCCCGGCTGCGCGCCTCCGAGCTGGCGACCCGCCTGCGGGAGCTGCTCCCGCTGCTGGCCGGGATACCCCCGCTCGACGTCGACGAGCCGGACAACGAGGCCGAGCCGCAGGCGTACGACGAACAGCAGTACACGCCCGCCCCCGAGGAGCCCCGCCGCCGCGGCGCGGTCCCGCTGGTGCCGGGCTCCTCCCCGGACTCCAACCGGGACACCCACACGAGCATGCGCGTCCCCGCCCCCGACGAGCTCTCCGGCGGCCCCCTCGGCACGGCCCGCGCGCCGCGCGCCCCCGGCCGTCCGCGCCCCGGCTCGGCCCGGAACAAGTCGGCCGCCGTCCGGAAACGGAGGATCACCCTGGGTGTCGCGGCTGTCGCCCTGTGTGCGGCGATAGGGGTGGGCGGCTGGTTCGCCATGAGCGGCGACGACACCGGGGGTTCGCCCGAGGACTCCCGGAACTCGGCGCCCGCAGCGCCGTGA
- a CDS encoding serine/threonine-protein kinase — MRPVGSKYLLEEPLGRGATGTVWRARQRETAGAEAAVAGQPGETVAIKVLKEELANDADVVMRFLRERSVLLRLTHANIVRTRDLVVEGDLLALVMDLVDGPDLHRYLRENGPLTPVAASLLTAQIADALAASHADGVVHRDLKPANVLLDERDGEMHPMLTDFGIARLADSPGLTRTHEFVGTPAYVAPESAEGRPQTSAVDVYGAGILLYELVTGRPPFAGGTALEVLHRHLSEEPRRPSTVPEPLWTVIERCLRKDPDQRPSAVNLARALRTVGAGIGVHANSAQIAAAEGVGALLAPDPAPAAVPETPGAADPTQVLPSNAGSYDPSAATSVMRQTPGGGGQADPTAMMPPVPPRPDGPPGPDEPHPWQSQLRAARDRNEQTQVQYLDPSQDPLRRRPQRQQAPQGQQQPRHQQPPQAQQYPRQQPQRYQPQQQPQQQRPPQRQQPQRQQYAPPQQPAPQPPAPRQPRQRSANPMRIPGLGCLKGCLFSVVLLVVAAWLIWELTPLQDWVAQGKSFWDAIGDGIGTVTGWFEDLGGSSSGGSTGQ, encoded by the coding sequence GTGCGGCCGGTAGGCAGCAAGTACCTGCTCGAGGAGCCGCTCGGACGCGGCGCCACGGGCACCGTCTGGCGAGCCCGCCAGCGGGAGACCGCGGGCGCCGAGGCGGCCGTCGCCGGGCAGCCCGGCGAGACCGTTGCGATCAAGGTGCTCAAGGAGGAGCTCGCCAACGACGCGGACGTCGTGATGCGGTTCCTGCGCGAGCGCTCCGTGCTGCTGCGGCTCACCCACGCGAACATCGTGCGCACCAGGGACCTCGTCGTCGAGGGCGATCTCCTCGCCCTGGTGATGGACCTGGTCGACGGCCCCGACCTGCATCGGTACCTCCGCGAGAACGGCCCGCTCACCCCGGTCGCCGCCTCGCTGCTCACGGCCCAGATCGCGGACGCGCTGGCCGCGAGCCACGCCGACGGCGTCGTGCACCGCGACCTGAAGCCCGCCAACGTGCTGCTCGACGAGCGCGACGGCGAGATGCACCCGATGCTCACCGACTTCGGCATCGCGCGCCTCGCGGACTCCCCGGGGCTGACCCGGACCCATGAGTTCGTCGGCACGCCCGCCTATGTGGCGCCCGAGTCCGCCGAGGGCCGCCCGCAGACCTCGGCCGTGGACGTCTACGGCGCGGGGATCCTGCTGTACGAGCTGGTCACCGGCCGTCCCCCGTTCGCGGGCGGCACCGCGCTGGAGGTCCTTCACCGCCACCTCAGCGAGGAGCCGCGGCGGCCCAGCACCGTCCCGGAGCCCCTGTGGACGGTCATCGAGCGCTGTCTGCGCAAGGACCCGGACCAGCGGCCCAGCGCCGTGAACCTCGCCCGTGCGCTGCGTACGGTCGGCGCCGGCATCGGCGTGCACGCGAACTCGGCGCAGATCGCGGCCGCCGAGGGTGTGGGCGCCCTGCTCGCGCCCGACCCGGCGCCCGCCGCCGTCCCGGAGACCCCGGGCGCGGCCGACCCGACCCAGGTGCTGCCGAGCAACGCGGGCTCGTACGACCCGTCGGCCGCCACCAGCGTGATGCGGCAGACCCCGGGCGGGGGCGGCCAGGCGGACCCGACCGCGATGATGCCGCCCGTGCCGCCGCGCCCCGACGGCCCGCCGGGGCCCGACGAGCCGCACCCGTGGCAGTCCCAGCTCCGCGCCGCCCGGGACCGCAACGAGCAGACGCAGGTCCAGTACCTCGACCCGAGCCAGGACCCGCTGCGCCGCCGCCCTCAGCGCCAGCAGGCGCCGCAGGGGCAGCAGCAGCCCCGCCACCAGCAGCCGCCGCAGGCCCAGCAGTACCCGCGGCAGCAGCCCCAGCGCTACCAGCCGCAGCAGCAACCCCAGCAGCAGCGGCCCCCGCAACGGCAGCAGCCGCAGCGCCAGCAGTACGCGCCGCCGCAGCAGCCGGCGCCCCAGCCCCCGGCCCCGCGCCAGCCGAGGCAGCGCAGCGCCAACCCGATGCGCATCCCCGGCCTCGGCTGCCTCAAGGGGTGCCTGTTCTCAGTGGTGCTGCTGGTCGTCGCCGCCTGGCTCATCTGGGAGCTGACGCCGCTTCAGGACTGGGTCGCCCAGGGCAAGAGCTTCTGGGACGCCATAGGGGACGGCATCGGCACGGTCACCGGTTGGTTCGAGGACCTCGGCGGAAGCAGCTCCGGCGGCTCGACCGGTCAGTAA
- a CDS encoding FHA domain-containing protein: MSRLHCAVTVSDDGRVSVADLGSTNGTSLDGTDVHDRPVRRPGADAGSGPVAGEPPDGVPGG, encoded by the coding sequence GTGTCACGGCTGCACTGCGCGGTGACGGTCTCGGACGACGGCCGCGTCTCCGTCGCCGACCTGGGCTCCACCAACGGCACCTCGCTGGACGGCACCGACGTCCACGACCGCCCGGTCCGGCGTCCCGGGGCGGACGCGGGCTCCGGGCCGGTCGCCGGCGAGCCACCGGACGGCGTGCCGGGCGGCTGA
- a CDS encoding FtsK/SpoIIIE domain-containing protein — MGARHGAPRGPGRTARDDGRVSVADLGSTNGTSLDGTAVHDHHGVRPGVEPRRLGHGGPVGARPAGAERPLLQAARQLRRAGARRGLGQADQMDTGGGSGTGQSGCGLAQGRGAGGAVPDHHGGRPRAGPRPGPAAPAGTWPDPATVLLTALGPGPRLWERDTAHPEALVVRLGTTDRADLPAVPVTVGLREAGSLGLAGPRARLSGLARSTVAQLAALHSPFDLEIVLISTDRARSLEERRREWSWLGWLPHLRPMHGQDCRLLLAYDREQAGARAAELARRLEEGPLGPGWASADRASVAEAARLHTGPYTVVIVDGDPGSAALRETTAALAGAGAAAGIHLICLAETPAASPTSPVAATYDTACRASIAFRECGAVAMLSGDVATALRLLRTAGGQAAGHGTVAAVDAVSAAWAERFGRALAPLRDEGAAALPGRPIAAALPPSARLLDELGLARATPASLMARWASTAENQPGATVRTPAPDSADLDTTSSGRTLSTGPRVGAQRESPDSGHTPFRSSGPTSSGSGRSAYTPAGGGSSTRIGAQRRDSGSAETGAAAASYGYAGRPVIVLGAGPRGPLSVDLADEGPHLLIEGPTGSGRTELLRAAAASLASAARPDRLGILLIDGAGGERGERSEGLRPCTELPHVFTHLVASDPVRMREFAQALGGELKRRAELLGTLDFAEWHARYEESQGLTGRRAAGSAEQRGDLDPPASGTLRLRPAAARPVDPGPSPLPRLVVLADDFDALVAPALGSPGRPSAGSVVRVLEAVARDGGRLGVHLVATSARPDRTEDTELARGARLRIVLDPPVVPPSPDEASPGRGRLGHPDGRVTPFQGGRVTGRIPRTATLRPTVVPLEWERMGDPPTRRPVRELGNGPTDLALLASALERAARSVNAVPLPPLIPDP; from the coding sequence GTGGGAGCGCGACACGGCGCACCCCGAGGCCCTGGTCGTACGGCTCGGGACGACGGCCGCGTCTCCGTCGCCGACCTGGGCTCCACCAACGGCACCTCGCTGGACGGCACCGCCGTCCACGATCACCACGGTGTACGGCCCGGTGTGGAGCCGCGCCGCCTCGGCCACGGAGGCCCGGTCGGCGCTCGCCCAGCCGGGGCCGAGCGGCCCCTCCTCCAGGCGGCGCGCCAGCTCCGCCGCGCGGGCGCCCGCCGGGGTCTCGGCCAGGCAGATCAGATGGATACCGGCGGCGGCTCCGGCACCGGCCAGAGCGGCTGTGGTCTCGCGCAGGGCCGCGGAGCCGGGGGCGCCGTCCCCGACCACCACGGCGGACGGCCCCGCGCGGGGCCCCGCCCCGGGCCCGCGGCCCCCGCCGGGACCTGGCCGGACCCCGCGACCGTGCTCCTGACGGCGCTCGGCCCAGGCCCTCGTCTGTGGGAGCGCGACACGGCGCACCCCGAGGCCCTGGTCGTACGGCTCGGGACGACGGACCGGGCCGATCTGCCCGCCGTGCCCGTCACCGTCGGACTGCGGGAGGCCGGCTCCCTCGGGCTCGCGGGCCCCCGGGCCAGGCTGTCCGGACTGGCCCGCTCGACGGTGGCGCAGCTCGCCGCGCTGCACTCCCCCTTCGACCTGGAGATCGTGCTGATCAGCACGGACCGGGCCCGGAGCCTGGAGGAGCGGCGACGCGAGTGGTCCTGGCTCGGCTGGCTGCCCCATCTGCGCCCCATGCACGGCCAGGACTGCCGCCTCCTCCTCGCCTACGACCGCGAGCAGGCGGGCGCCCGCGCGGCGGAGCTGGCGCGCCGCCTGGAGGAGGGGCCGCTCGGCCCCGGCTGGGCGAGCGCCGACCGGGCCTCCGTGGCCGAGGCGGCGCGGCTCCACACCGGGCCGTACACCGTGGTGATCGTGGACGGCGACCCCGGCTCCGCGGCCCTGCGCGAGACCACAGCCGCTCTGGCCGGTGCCGGAGCCGCCGCCGGTATCCATCTGATCTGCCTGGCCGAGACCCCGGCGGCCTCCCCGACGTCCCCGGTCGCCGCGACCTACGACACCGCGTGCCGGGCCTCGATCGCCTTCCGTGAGTGCGGTGCGGTGGCCATGCTCAGCGGCGATGTGGCGACCGCGCTGCGGCTCCTGCGCACGGCGGGCGGCCAGGCCGCCGGCCACGGCACGGTCGCCGCGGTGGACGCCGTGTCGGCGGCCTGGGCCGAGCGGTTCGGGCGCGCCCTGGCCCCGCTGCGGGACGAGGGCGCGGCTGCCCTGCCCGGCCGGCCGATAGCGGCGGCCCTGCCGCCCTCGGCCCGGCTGCTGGACGAGCTGGGCCTCGCCAGAGCCACCCCGGCCTCCCTGATGGCGCGCTGGGCCTCCACGGCCGAGAACCAGCCCGGCGCGACGGTGCGTACCCCCGCGCCGGACTCCGCGGACCTGGACACGACGAGCTCGGGCCGCACCCTCAGCACCGGGCCGCGGGTGGGCGCGCAGCGCGAGTCCCCCGACTCCGGGCACACTCCGTTCCGGAGCAGCGGGCCGACCAGTTCGGGCTCGGGCCGCTCCGCCTACACGCCCGCCGGGGGAGGCTCCTCCACCCGCATCGGCGCGCAGCGACGCGACAGCGGCTCCGCGGAGACAGGCGCCGCGGCAGCGTCCTACGGTTACGCGGGACGGCCCGTGATCGTCCTCGGCGCCGGCCCCAGGGGTCCGCTCTCCGTCGACCTGGCCGACGAGGGGCCGCATCTGCTGATCGAGGGCCCCACGGGCAGCGGCCGTACGGAGCTGCTGCGCGCCGCCGCCGCCTCCCTGGCCTCCGCCGCCCGCCCCGACCGGCTCGGCATCCTCCTCATCGACGGGGCGGGCGGCGAGCGCGGGGAGCGGAGCGAGGGACTGCGCCCCTGCACGGAGCTCCCGCACGTCTTCACACACCTGGTGGCCTCCGACCCCGTACGGATGCGGGAGTTCGCCCAGGCGCTGGGCGGCGAGCTGAAGCGCCGGGCGGAGCTGCTCGGCACGCTGGACTTCGCCGAATGGCATGCGCGGTACGAGGAATCGCAGGGACTCACCGGCCGTCGCGCCGCCGGCTCCGCCGAACAGCGCGGGGACCTGGACCCGCCTGCCAGCGGCACCCTCCGGCTGCGGCCCGCCGCGGCCCGGCCGGTGGACCCCGGGCCCTCGCCCCTTCCCCGGCTGGTCGTCCTGGCCGACGACTTCGACGCCCTGGTGGCCCCGGCGCTGGGGAGCCCCGGCCGACCCTCCGCCGGGTCCGTCGTCCGGGTGCTGGAGGCCGTGGCCAGGGACGGCGGGCGGCTCGGCGTCCATCTGGTCGCCACCTCCGCCCGCCCGGACCGCACCGAGGACACGGAGCTGGCCCGGGGCGCCCGGCTGCGGATCGTGCTCGACCCGCCCGTGGTCCCCCCGTCCCCGGACGAGGCCTCGCCGGGCCGTGGGCGGCTGGGGCATCCGGACGGCCGGGTGACGCCGTTCCAGGGCGGCCGGGTCACCGGCCGCATCCCGCGCACGGCGACCCTGCGCCCCACCGTCGTACCGCTGGAGTGGGAGCGGATGGGAGATCCGCCGACCCGCCGGCCGGTCCGCGAGCTGGGCAACGGCCCCACCGACCTGGCCCTGCTGGCCAGCGCCCTGGAGAGGGCGGCCCGTTCGGTGAACGCGGTGCCCCTCCCTCCGCTGATCCCTGATCCCTGA
- a CDS encoding extracellular solute-binding protein gives MRTTLRMRRAAMVFTAIGALALAGCSGDSDGEDKADKSSGKSEDSPSTVSLPKLDGEKISVAAVWTGPEQANFTKVLDEFEKRTGATVTFVPAQDPIVNFLGTKIAGGQPPDVAMIPQVGAIQQAVAKKWAKPVGNEARAQLGQNYSQVWQDLGAVDGTQYGVYFKAANKSLVWYNTKAFENAGASEPKTWKDFMATAETVSASGVTPVSVGGADGWTLTDWFENVYLSQAGPEKYDQLAKHEIKWTDPSVKDALTTLAELFGKPSLIAGGADGALQTEFPASVTQTFTGGDQPKGAMVFEGDFVSINIAQTEAKIGTDAKVFPFPAVGADSPVVTGGDAAVALKDSKGAQALLTWLASKDSAKIWAEAGGFISPNKSLDTAAYPNDVQRTMAEALIDAGDDVRFDMSDQAPQSFGGTPGKGEWKTLQDFLKNPKDIAGTQAKLESDAAKAYTS, from the coding sequence ATGCGCACAACCCTTCGAATGCGTAGGGCCGCAATGGTGTTCACCGCGATCGGGGCGCTGGCCCTCGCCGGATGCAGCGGCGACAGCGACGGCGAGGACAAGGCGGACAAGAGCTCGGGCAAGAGCGAGGACAGCCCGTCGACCGTCAGTCTGCCGAAGCTGGACGGCGAGAAGATATCGGTCGCCGCGGTCTGGACCGGGCCCGAGCAGGCCAACTTCACCAAGGTCCTGGACGAGTTCGAGAAGCGGACGGGTGCCACGGTCACCTTCGTCCCGGCACAGGACCCGATCGTCAACTTCCTCGGTACGAAGATCGCGGGCGGCCAGCCCCCGGACGTCGCGATGATCCCGCAGGTGGGCGCGATCCAGCAGGCGGTGGCCAAGAAGTGGGCCAAGCCGGTCGGCAACGAGGCGCGGGCCCAGCTGGGCCAGAACTACTCGCAGGTCTGGCAGGACCTCGGCGCGGTCGACGGCACCCAGTACGGCGTCTACTTCAAGGCCGCCAACAAGTCCCTGGTCTGGTACAACACCAAGGCGTTCGAGAACGCGGGCGCGAGCGAGCCGAAGACCTGGAAGGACTTCATGGCCACGGCCGAGACGGTCTCCGCCTCCGGTGTCACCCCGGTCTCGGTCGGCGGCGCGGACGGCTGGACGCTCACCGACTGGTTCGAGAACGTCTACCTCTCCCAGGCCGGCCCGGAGAAGTACGACCAGCTGGCCAAGCACGAGATCAAGTGGACGGACCCGTCCGTCAAGGACGCCCTGACCACGCTCGCCGAGCTCTTCGGCAAGCCGAGCCTGATCGCCGGCGGCGCGGACGGCGCGCTTCAGACCGAGTTCCCGGCGTCCGTCACACAGACGTTCACCGGCGGCGACCAGCCCAAGGGCGCCATGGTCTTCGAGGGCGACTTCGTCTCCATCAACATCGCGCAGACCGAGGCGAAGATCGGCACGGACGCCAAGGTGTTCCCGTTCCCGGCGGTCGGCGCGGACTCCCCCGTCGTGACGGGCGGCGACGCCGCGGTGGCCCTCAAGGACAGCAAGGGCGCCCAGGCCCTGCTGACCTGGCTCGCCTCCAAGGACTCGGCGAAGATCTGGGCCGAGGCCGGCGGGTTCATCTCGCCCAACAAGTCGCTGGACACGGCCGCGTACCCGAACGACGTGCAGCGCACGATGGCCGAGGCGCTGATCGACGCCGGTGACGACGTCCGGTTCGACATGTCCGACCAGGCCCCCCAGTCGTTCGGCGGGACGCCCGGGAAGGGTGAGTGGAAGACGCTCCAGGACTTCCTGAAGAACCCGAAGGACATCGCGGGGACCCAGGCGAAACTGGAGTCCGACGCGGCCAAGGCGTACACGAGCTGA